A genomic window from Tenebrio molitor chromosome X, icTenMoli1.1, whole genome shotgun sequence includes:
- the tos gene encoding exonuclease 1, giving the protein MGISQLLPLLEKSTRPCHVSELRGRTVAVDSYCWLHKGARSCALQLAKGEETDMYVTYCLKYVNMLLSYDIKPIMVFDGRHLPAKLKTEEKRRISKKHARKQGMEFLRLGQTAEAYKFFCQCVEVTPAMALALIKECRKLHVDCIVAPYESDAQLAYFSLKGIADCIISEDSDLLLFGCKKVLYKMDVNGCGQLVEAEKLHLSMKMRPEKYSFDKFRHMCILSGCDYLDSLPGIGLKKALKFVTMTAETNPALFLDKVPRYLNMRHLAINEEYKENFFIADSTFLHQTVFDPFQKRLIPLTPIQTNPEYCKNSGDQFDHNEAFQLAIGNLNPLTMEKIDNWDPNNSIISQYSIWSTNFKPRPLISEKKPQQESKLIKTKSFDSTAVEVAKLEHDQLVEKELEFYKNMTPVTVDVQTDPVSPPRPEPSVSPVLGNNPFIKKKISKFQVTETTLSKKVVSRFFSSTASENQTESSAETSECSSPLSTPPNDDEIAQAEFDAELFPILTPEENRAEMEILSWQSQEDENVLESDDDYPLVECECILEVDETECEIVTENTLVSVENLPKDLNKKRKFVSEPAISLSKRPKNQPTIQDMFKRMKMKS; this is encoded by the exons atgggTATCTCTCAACTATTACCCCTGCTTGAAAAGAGCACCAGACCATGCCATGTTTCTGAATTAAGGGGGCGAACGGTGGCTGTCGACAGCTACTGTTGGCTCCACAAAGGAGCAAGAAGTTGTGCTTTGCAATTAGCGAAAGGCGAAGAGACTGATAT GTATGTCACTTACTGTCTGAAGTATGTAAATATGTTGCTGAGCTATGATATTAAACCAATAATGGTTTTTGATGGACGCCACTTACCTGCCAAGCTAAAAACAGAAGAAAAGAGaaggatttcaaaaaaacatgCTCGAAAGCAAGGCATGGAATTCTTGAGACTGGGCCAAACTGCTGAAGCTTACAAGTTTTTCTGCCAGTGTGTTGAGGTTACCCCTGCAATGGCATTAGCCCTCATCAAGGAGTGCAGAAAACTGCATGTTGATTGCATTGTGGCACCATATGAATCTGATGCTCAATTAGCTTATTTCAGTTTAAAAGGAATAGCAGACTGCATTATTTCAGAAGACTCAGATTTGCTGCTTTTTGGGTGCAAAAAG GTTTTGTATAAAATGGATGTAAATGGTTGTGGACAACTTGTGGAAGCTGAGAAACTGCATTTATCCATGAAAATGCGCCCTGAAAAGTACAGCTTTGATAAGTTTAGGCACATGTGTATCCTGTCTGGCTGTGATTATTTAGATTCCCTTCCTGggattggattaaaaaaagcACTGAAATTTGTAACCATGACTGCTGAAACTAATCCAGCACTT tttttagACAAAGTACCAAGATATTTAAATATGCGCCATTTGGCCATTAATGAAGAGTATaaagagaatttttttatagcaGATTCAACATTTTTGCACCAAACTGTCTTTGATCCGTTTCAAAAGCGCTTAATACCTCTCACTCCAATTCAAACAAACCCAGAGTATTGCAAAAACTCAGGGGATCAGTTTGATCATAATGAAGCATTCCAGTTAGCAATAGGCAATTTAAATCCTCTTACAATGgaaaaaattgacaactgGGATCCAAATAACAGTATT atTAGTCAATATAGTATTTGgtcaacaaattttaaacctCGTCCTTTGATAAGTGAGAAAAAACCTCAGCAAGAATCAAAACTGATCAAAACAAAGAGCTTTGACAGTACAGCTGTTGAAGTAGCTAAATTAGAACATGACCAACTAGTTGAAAAAGAGTTGGAGTTCTACAAAAATATGACGCCTGTTACTGTTGATGTGCAGACAGATCCTGTTTCACCTCCAAGGCCAGAACCTTCAGTTTCACCAGTATTGGGGAACAATCcatttattaagaaaaaaataagtaaatttcAAGTGACAGAAACAACGCTATCTAAAAAAGTTGTCAGCCGATTTTTCTCCTCAACTGCCTCAGAAAACCAAACAGAAAGTAGTGCTGAAACTTCAGAATGTTCTTCACCATTATCAACTCCTCCCAATGACGATGAAATCGCCCAAGCAGAGTTTGATGCAGAACTGTTCCCAATACTCACCCCTGAGGAGAACCGTGCTGAAATGGAAATTCTCTCATGGCAATCTCAAGAAGATGAAAATGTACTGGAGAGTGATGATGATTATCCTCTAGTTGAATGCGAATGTATTTTGGAAGTGGATGAAACCGAATGCGAAATTGTAACAGAAAATACATTGGTGAGCGTGGAAAACCTCCCAAAAGATCTTaataagaaaagaaaattcgtATCTGAACCCGCAATTAGCTTGAGTAAGAGACCAAAAAACCAGCCAACCATTCAAGATATGTTCAAGAGAATGAAGATGAAGTCATGA
- the LOC138139779 gene encoding insulin-like growth factor-binding protein complex acid labile subunit, which yields MNGSWVIFHGVLALCVGASWSFNGELAELECPDDCDCHYFRINWVTDCSESNLTEIPYDELSLNVYVLDLNDNRITSVGPFPPDIKMRRLQIADNHMTEVKKESFAGLNYLIDADFSGNMITKVDPDSFDDSAGFITLELQGNPLDPVDGPFLSIKSLLYLDISNCGLKYLNPLFFANTTALSTLDLSGNPLGVIDNKVFEPLSSLETLKMNDCNLTYIANYVFVSLENLKNLELSGNMLVTTDWSSVLDYLPRLEYLDLRNSRIKQLPEIAFSNNTYLRTLILAQNELVDFDMARTVGKLQQLDSLDLSFCNLTQPLNEDAFTDATKIRTLYLSGNSLFASDLLVALAPLSHLEKLSLSNCGLTRLPDTFRNFKSLQELDISHNPLDDAFVKILTPLEKLEYLNMGYSNLSHIAPTSFSKMTNMKRLVLSGNDLYSLEAGLFGNLTKLESLELNLCGLRRAINATLFFNNFTYTDLTELKLAGNPLQVSKFGPLLPKQLSRLENLDLSNCNLTFLPTDAFYWTRNITTLILSGNHFSTPDDLLFLVLLPKLKVLDLRYNNLTRFLPKYLVENPKIETLKLVGNPWKCDCSIAELWDWANLEKGRLAILEGSTLAAEHVTVGKTKRKKLLVCNYDTKQPLPIIMNKTVPGRRPFIKPQRVLTSAIRTWAKYVRESGCEQLPSLQRSPRAAKTESRSSELGPNSWAAAAVNSAIVYITLMAIIGVAFVLTKKRHAPKTSIFDKNN from the exons ATGAACGGCTCTTGGGTGATATTTCACGGCGTGTTGGCCCTCTGCGTGGGTGCGAGTTGGTCTTTTAATGGCGAACTCGCCGAACTGGAATGCCCTGACGATTGCGATTGCCATTACTTCCGGATCAACTGGGTGACGGATTGCTCGGAGAGTAACTTAACCGAAATACCTTACGACGAGTTGAGTCTCAACGTGTACGTGCTGGACTTGAACGACAACCGCATCACCAGCGTGGGACCCTTCCCACCCGACATCAAGATGCGGCGTCTTCAGATCGCAGACAACCACATGACCGAAGTGAAAAAGGAGTCGTTCGCGGGACTCAACTATCTCATCGACGCCGACTTCTCCGGAAATATGATCACCAAAGTCGATCCGGACAGCTTCGA CGACTCCGCTGGGTTTATCACTTTAGAACTCCAAGGCAATCCCTTGGATCCGGTCGATGGCCCGTTTTTATCCATCAAGTCCTTGCTTTATTTGGACATTAGTAACTGCGgtctaaaatatttaaatccaCTTTTCTTCGCTAATACAACCGCACTGAGTACGCTCGACTTATCCGGAAATCCCTTAGGCGTGATAGATAATAAAGTATTCGAGCCTTTGTCTAGTTTAGAAACGTTGAAAATGAACGACTGTAATTTAACCTACATCGCAAATTACGTCTTCGTCTCTTTGGAAAACCTGAAAAATCTCGAATTGAGCGGCAACATGCTCGTCACCACTGATTGGTCATCAGTTCTGGATTACCTCCCGCGCTTGGAATACCTCGATTTGAGAAACTCCCGCATCAAACAATTGCCAGAAATCGCGTTCAGCAACAACACTTACTTGCGAACTTTAATATTGGCTCAGAACGAACTCGTCGACTTTGACATGGCGCGCACCGTCGGCAAACTCCAACAGTTAGATTCTTTGGATCTGTCGTTCTGCAACCTGACGCAACCCCTTAACGAAGACGCCTTCACCGACGCCACCAAAATCCGCACTCTGTACTTGTCGGGGAATTCGTTGTTTGCGTCAGACTTGTTGGTCGCCCTGGCCCCGTTGTCACATTTGGAAAAACTGTCCCTGAGTAATTGTGGGTTAACTCGCCTACCGGATACTTTCCGTAACTTTAAAAGTCTACAAGAACTCGATATTTCGCATAATCCTCTCGACGACGCTTTCGTCAAAATACTGACGCCACTGGAGAAATTAGAATATCTCAATATGGGCTACAGTAATTTATCACACATCGCCCCCACCTCTTTTTCCAAGATGACCAACATGAAACGATTGGTACTTTCGGGGAACGACCTGTACAGTCTAGAGGCTGGTCTTTTTGGCAACTTGACTAAACTCGAAAGTCTCGAATTAAATTTGTGCGGTTTAAGACGCGCCATCAACGCGACAttgtttttcaacaacttCACGTACACGGATCTGACCGAATTAAAACTGGCGGGGAACCCTTTGCAAGTGTCAAAATTCGGTCCTCTCTTGCCGAAACAGTTGTCCAGATTGGAAAACTTGGATTTGAGCAATTGCAACTTGACGTTCCTCCCGACGGACGCTTTCTACTGGACCAGGAACATAACCACGTTGATCTTGAGCGGGAATCATTTCTCCACTCCGGACGACTTGCTGTTTCTCGTGCTCCTCCCAAAACTCAAGGTGTTGGATTTGAGATACAACAACTTGACCAGGTTCTTGCCCAAGTACCTTGTCGAAAATCCAAAGATCGAGACGTTGAAACTGGTCGGTAATCCTTGGAAGTGCGACTGTTCAATAGCCGAGTTGTGGGATTGGGCCAATTTGGAGAAAGGCAGACTCGCTATTTTAGAAGGTTCGACTCTAGCTGCGGAGCACGTTACGGTTGGTAAAACCAAACGAAAGAAGTTGTTGGTTTGCAATTACGACACCAAACAACCTTTACCGATTATCATGAACAAGACCGTTCCCGGTAGAAGACCGTTCATTAAACCTCAAAGAGTACTAACCTCCGCGATTCGTACATGGGCGAAATACGTTCGAGAGTCGGGCTGCGAACAGCTTCCTAGTTTGCAGAGGTCGCCGAGAGCTGCAAAAACTGAGTCGCGCTCTTCGGAATTGGGGCCCAACAGTTGGGCAGCGGCTGCAGTTAACTCCGCCATCGTCTACATCACGCTTATGGCAATTATCGGGGTTGCCTTTGTTCTGACGAAAAAAAGGCACGCCCCCAAAACTTCCATCTTTGACAAgaacaattaa
- the LOC138139993 gene encoding insulin-like growth factor-binding protein complex acid labile subunit, with product MGGEKTRPMWWQTLPTMLVLATIGSVSDGALCPARCRCNDEALSASCGSAALEVVPIQLNPEVRHIDLSNNKITHVLFTLSFYNYLITLDLSSNKIKTLGSSNFESQRNLKHLNLSRNEIEKISKDSLKGLRAVTTLDLTYNRLEELSWETFRELHSLQILKLSENRLVYLEEGIFKSSKHLQELLLDHNLFLELPTAALADALNLQYLSLSSNLIKSVKEGKMPALPELRTLLLDRNVIDDIHQSALSGLLALDHLDLSDNKFVVIPTASLAKLSNITKLKLSGNFIGTVPPVAFRGLFHLRFLRLDRQELLQRIDTRAFVDNINLERVWLDNNIAVDRLPTRLFHGNPHVTYLSVRNNRLTNIEVTHFPLDQLRVLKLAGNPLDCNCSLSWLWHLIQEQKLKRSVDVTNTTTEEEEGASPGELIVDLEDIRCAGPEPLTDVLLADATESQVDCSVSWIAAVSATLTALFIVVIVGGLLYWGPIKRARAKEKELSAVESRCRNKTGGACSNGRSEPFENARTDKCMIAPPLIHHDYRTLPSWDPYSADCAAGMNIYEHLDLNSKTRPHIVYV from the coding sequence ATGGGGGGTGAGAAGACCCGGCCCATGTGGTGGCAGACGCTGCCCACCATGCTGGTGTTGGCGACGATCGGATCTGTCAGCGACGGGGCACTATGTCCTGCACGGTGTCGCTGCAACGACGAAGCTCTCAGCGCCTCGTGCGGCTCAGCAGCTCTCGAAGTCGTCCCCATCCAGCTCAACCCCGAAGTGCGCCACATCGACCTCTCCAACAACAAGATCACCCACGTCCTCTTCACCCTCTCCTTCTACAACTACTTGATAACTCTCGACCTCTCGTCGAACAAGATCAAAACTCTCGGTTCCTCCAATTTCGAATCGCAACGCAACCTCAAACACCTCAATCTCAGCAGAAATGAGATCGAGAAAATATCCAAAGATTCGCTCAAAGGACTGAGAGCAGTCACCACGCTCGACCTCACCTACAACCGACTGGAAGAACTCTCCTGGGAAACTTTCCGAGAGTTGCACTCTTTGCAAATACTTAAACTGTCCGAAAATCGACTGGTCTATCTGGAAGAAGGCATCTTCAAATCATCCAAACATCTCCAGGAGTTGCTCTTGGATCACAACCTGTTCTTAGAGTTGCCCACGGCAGCACTAGCCGACGCTCTCAATTTGCAGTACCTTTCTCTTTCGAGCAATCTCATTAAATCTGTGAAAGAAGGAAAAATGCCAGCTCTGCCCGAATTACGAACTCTACTTCTGGACAGGAACGTCATCGACGACATTCACCAGTCAGCTCTGTCCGGACTGCTGGCACTTGACCATCTAGATCTGAGCGACAACAAGTTTGTCGTGATCCCCACCGCATCGCTGGCGAAATTGTCCAACATAACAAAACTAAAACTGAGTGGAAATTTCATCGGCACCGTCCCACCGGTCGCTTTTAGAGGACTCTTCCATTTGCGTTTCCTCAGATTGGATCGTCAGGAGCTCCTCCAACGGATAGACACCAGAGCTTTCGTGGACAACATCAATTTGGAGAGAGTCTGGTTGGATAACAACATAGCAGTAGATAGATTACCGACAAGATTATTCCATGGAAATCCCCACGTTACGTACTTGTCCGTGCGCAACAACAGATTGACAAACATAGAAGTGACCCATTTCCCTTTAGATCAGTTACGTGTTTTGAAGTTAGCTGGTAACCCTTTGGATTGTAACTGTTCGCTGTCTTGGCTCTGGCACCTGATCCAGgagcaaaaattgaaaagatcGGTCGACGTGACAAACACCACGAccgaagaagaagaaggagCGAGTCCCGGCGAGTTGATCGTGGACCTGGAGGACATCAGATGCGCCGGGCCGGAGCCTCTGACGGATGTTTTGCTCGCTGACGCCACCGAATCCCAGGTGGACTGTTCCGTCAGCTGGATCGCGGCAGTTTCGGCAACGCTGACAGCCCTATTTATAGTCGTCATAGTCGGTGGTCTGCTGTATTGGGGGCCGATAAAGAGAGCCCGTGCCAAAGAGAAAGAACTTTCGGCAGTCGAGAGCAGGTGTCGGAACAAAACCGGCGGAGCTTGCTCGAACGGAAGGAGCGAGCCTTTCGAGAACGCGAGGACAGATAAGTGCATGATCGCGCCACCCCTCATACATCACGACTACCGCACGTTGCCCTCCTGGGATCCTTACAGCGCGGACTGTGCCGCCGGTATGAACATTTATGAAcatttagatttaaacagcaaGACGAGGCCTCACATCGTCTACGTGTAA